The following are encoded together in the Streptomyces flavofungini genome:
- the cutA gene encoding divalent-cation tolerance protein CutA, with protein sequence MTDQTAPAAVTVLTVLTTTDTPDKADALARGAVAARVAACAQISGPVTSVYRWEGAVETAREWQVLLKTTESRYPALESWLLAAHDYETPEIIATPVARGSAAYLAWVAEETSAGDPA encoded by the coding sequence GTGACCGACCAGACCGCCCCCGCCGCCGTGACCGTACTGACCGTCCTGACGACGACCGACACCCCGGACAAGGCGGACGCGCTGGCGCGCGGTGCCGTGGCGGCGCGGGTGGCGGCGTGCGCGCAGATCAGCGGCCCGGTGACGTCGGTGTACCGCTGGGAGGGCGCGGTCGAGACGGCCCGGGAGTGGCAGGTGCTCCTGAAGACGACCGAGTCCCGCTACCCCGCCCTGGAGTCCTGGCTCCTCGCGGCCCACGACTACGAAACGCCGGAGATCATCGCGACCCCCGTGGCCCGGGGCAGCGCGGCGTACCTGGCCTGGGTGGCCGAGGAGACGAGCGCGGGGGACCCGGCGTGA
- a CDS encoding NAD(P)/FAD-dependent oxidoreductase → MVDADQTFVIVGGGLAGAKAAETLRAEGFTGRVILIGDERDHPYERPPLSKGYLLGKEDRDSVFVHEPAWYAQADVELHLGQTVVAIDRAAHTVRLGDGTVIRYDKLLLATGAEPRRLDVPGTGLAGVHHLRRLAHADRLRHVLAALGRDNGHLVIAGAGWIGLEVAAAAREYGAEVTVVEPEPAPLHAVLGPEIGQIFADLHAEHGVRFHFGARLTEITGQDGMVLAARTDDGEEHPAHDVLAAIGAAPRTALAESAGLTLVDRSDGGGIAVDTSLRTSDPDIYAAGDVAAVLHPLFGVRLRVEHWANALNGGPAAARAMLGKEVTYDRVPYFFSDQYDVGLEYSGWAPPGSYDQVVIRGDAGKREFIAFWLREGQVLAGLNVNVWDVTESIQNLIRTGARPDPDTLADPSRPLSALLG, encoded by the coding sequence GTGGTCGACGCGGATCAGACGTTCGTCATCGTCGGAGGGGGCCTCGCGGGTGCGAAAGCGGCCGAGACGCTCCGGGCCGAGGGCTTCACCGGGCGGGTGATCCTCATCGGCGACGAGCGCGACCACCCCTATGAACGCCCGCCCCTGTCCAAGGGCTACCTGCTGGGCAAGGAGGACCGCGACAGCGTCTTCGTCCACGAACCCGCGTGGTACGCGCAGGCCGACGTCGAACTGCACCTCGGCCAGACCGTCGTCGCCATAGACCGCGCCGCGCACACCGTCCGCCTCGGCGACGGCACCGTCATCCGCTACGACAAGCTGCTCCTCGCCACCGGCGCCGAGCCACGCCGCCTGGACGTCCCCGGCACCGGCCTCGCGGGCGTGCACCACCTGCGCCGCCTCGCCCACGCCGACCGCCTCCGGCACGTCCTCGCCGCCCTCGGCCGCGACAACGGCCACCTGGTGATCGCGGGCGCGGGCTGGATCGGCCTCGAAGTCGCCGCCGCCGCGCGGGAGTACGGCGCGGAGGTCACCGTCGTCGAGCCCGAGCCGGCGCCGCTGCACGCCGTGCTCGGCCCCGAGATCGGCCAGATCTTCGCCGACCTGCACGCCGAGCACGGCGTCCGCTTCCACTTCGGCGCCCGCCTCACCGAGATCACGGGCCAGGACGGCATGGTCCTCGCCGCCCGCACCGACGACGGCGAGGAGCACCCGGCGCACGACGTGCTCGCCGCGATCGGCGCCGCGCCGCGCACGGCGCTCGCCGAGTCCGCGGGCCTGACCCTGGTGGACCGCTCGGACGGCGGCGGCATCGCCGTGGACACCTCCTTGCGCACCTCCGACCCCGACATCTACGCCGCCGGCGACGTGGCCGCCGTCCTCCACCCGCTCTTCGGCGTCCGCCTGCGCGTCGAGCACTGGGCGAACGCCCTCAACGGCGGGCCGGCCGCCGCCCGCGCCATGCTCGGCAAGGAGGTCACCTACGACCGCGTGCCGTACTTCTTCTCCGACCAGTACGACGTCGGTCTGGAGTACTCCGGCTGGGCGCCGCCCGGCTCGTACGACCAGGTGGTGATCCGCGGGGACGCGGGGAAGCGGGAGTTCATCGCGTTCTGGCTGCGCGAGGGGCAGGTCCTGGCCGGCCTGAACGTGAATGTGTGGGACGTCACGGAATCCATCCAGAACCTGATCAGGACCGGGGCCCGCCCCGACCCCGACACCCTCGCGGACCCGTCCCGCCCCCTGTCCGCCCTCCTGGGCTAG
- a CDS encoding deoxyguanosinetriphosphate triphosphohydrolase, which produces MAGTAPHPHTVLYDEAAVERWAPEPDKRPGRTDFQRDRARVLHSAALRRLAGKTQVVTPGTKSQEWDASARTRLTHSLECAQVGRELGAALGCDPDLVETACLSHDLGHPPFGHNGEQALNEVAQGCGGFEGNAQSLRLLTRIEPKRFTRGGRDGELISVGLNLTRAALDAATKYPWPRGSHPTDPSSVKFGVYEDDRPVFDWVRKEAPAHPGSGHRTCFEAQIMDWSDDVAYSVHDVEDGLHAGHLDPNLLHAEPERQDVFAVAIGRYVPEDTDPEELAEALDRLQEQQWWPHGYDGSAVAQARLKDATSQLIGRFCLAAETATRERYGTGPLTRYAAELVVPRAARLECAVLKAVADRYVMQRPAQERLRADQRVIVAELAAALTARAPEGLDPQFRALYDAATDDRAAQRVVIDQIASLTDAAARSLHLRLTGGRPGQ; this is translated from the coding sequence ATGGCAGGCACCGCACCGCACCCGCACACCGTTCTCTACGACGAGGCAGCCGTCGAGCGCTGGGCGCCCGAGCCGGACAAACGGCCGGGGCGCACGGACTTCCAGCGGGACCGGGCGCGGGTGCTGCACTCGGCGGCGCTGCGCAGGCTCGCGGGGAAGACGCAGGTGGTGACGCCGGGCACGAAGAGCCAGGAGTGGGACGCCAGCGCGCGGACGCGGCTGACGCACTCGCTGGAGTGCGCCCAGGTCGGCCGGGAGCTGGGCGCCGCGCTCGGGTGTGATCCGGACCTGGTGGAGACCGCGTGTCTCTCCCACGACCTGGGGCACCCGCCGTTCGGGCACAACGGCGAGCAGGCGCTGAACGAAGTCGCCCAAGGGTGCGGGGGGTTCGAGGGCAACGCCCAGTCGCTGCGGCTCCTGACGCGCATCGAGCCGAAGCGGTTCACCCGGGGAGGGCGCGACGGCGAGCTGATCAGCGTCGGCCTCAACCTCACGCGTGCCGCGCTGGACGCCGCCACCAAGTACCCGTGGCCGCGCGGCTCCCACCCCACCGACCCGTCGTCGGTGAAGTTCGGCGTGTACGAGGACGACCGGCCGGTGTTCGACTGGGTGCGCAAGGAGGCGCCCGCCCACCCGGGCTCCGGGCACCGCACCTGCTTCGAGGCGCAGATCATGGACTGGTCGGACGACGTCGCGTACTCGGTGCACGACGTCGAGGACGGCCTGCACGCCGGACACCTCGACCCGAACCTGCTGCACGCCGAACCCGAACGGCAGGACGTCTTCGCCGTCGCCATCGGCCGCTACGTACCCGAGGACACCGACCCCGAGGAGCTGGCCGAGGCCCTCGACCGGCTGCAGGAACAGCAGTGGTGGCCGCACGGGTACGACGGGTCGGCCGTCGCCCAGGCCCGGCTCAAGGACGCCACCAGCCAGCTCATCGGCCGGTTCTGCCTGGCCGCGGAGACCGCGACCAGGGAGCGGTACGGCACCGGACCGCTCACCCGCTACGCCGCCGAACTCGTCGTGCCCCGCGCGGCCCGCCTGGAGTGCGCGGTCCTCAAGGCCGTCGCGGACCGTTACGTGATGCAGCGCCCCGCCCAGGAGCGGCTCCGCGCCGACCAGCGCGTCATCGTCGCGGAACTCGCCGCCGCCCTCACCGCCCGCGCCCCCGAGGGCCTCGACCCGCAGTTCCGGGCGCTGTACGACGCGGCGACCGACGACCGCGCCGCCCAGCGCGTCGTCATCGACCAGATCGCCTCCCTCACGGACGCCGCCGCGCGGTCCTTGCACCTGCGGCTCACGGGCGGTCGTCCTGGGCAATGA
- a CDS encoding gamma-glutamylcyclotransferase family protein, whose product MTPADADADHLEHLPFFVYGTLRPGERNHTAHLAGRITSHTPARLPDTALYDGPGYPYAVETPTAGPVHGDLITPHPAAYASVRTALDHLEEYTPGARHNLYERVSREVHCADGTRRRAWVYVAGERLAERLRTRGVLLPGGRWPPEAEEAGAGGAGLRPAPPAPHTP is encoded by the coding sequence GTGACCCCTGCCGACGCGGACGCCGATCACCTGGAGCACCTGCCGTTCTTCGTCTACGGCACGCTCCGCCCCGGCGAACGCAACCACACCGCCCACCTGGCCGGCCGCATCACGTCCCACACCCCCGCCCGCCTGCCCGACACGGCCCTCTACGACGGCCCCGGCTACCCCTACGCCGTGGAGACCCCCACCGCGGGCCCCGTCCACGGAGACCTGATCACCCCCCACCCCGCCGCCTACGCATCGGTCCGCACGGCCCTGGACCACCTGGAGGAATACACCCCCGGCGCCCGCCACAACCTCTACGAACGCGTCTCCCGCGAGGTGCACTGCGCGGACGGAACGCGGCGGAGAGCGTGGGTGTACGTGGCGGGGGAGAGGCTCGCGGAGCGATTGCGGACGCGGGGGGTACTGCTGCCCGGCGGCAGGTGGCCCCCGGAGGCCGAGGAGGCCGGAGCCGGCGGGGCAGGCCTCAGACCCGCTCCACCCGCACCGCACACACCTTGA
- a CDS encoding class F sortase → MRRTERRGRFGTWVIVVATALALCGGAWLVREGTAGHPPPQPSAAQAAAPGTTRAGPGLAPLPPSPPDRVRIPAIDVDAPLMGLGLTRQGSLDVPPPRHKNLAGWYEAGTTPGERGTAVLAGHVDNAEGPAVFYRLGGLAKGRVIEVERRDGGVALFTVYAVEVYDAKGFPDEKVYGAAARPELRVITCGGAYSKKTGYQGNVVVFAHLTGAR, encoded by the coding sequence ATGCGGCGGACCGAGCGGCGAGGCAGGTTCGGTACCTGGGTCATAGTGGTGGCCACCGCGCTCGCGCTGTGCGGTGGCGCCTGGCTGGTGCGTGAGGGCACCGCCGGGCACCCGCCCCCGCAGCCGTCCGCCGCGCAGGCGGCGGCGCCGGGCACCACCCGGGCGGGCCCGGGCCTCGCCCCGCTCCCCCCGTCGCCGCCCGACCGCGTCCGGATCCCGGCGATCGATGTGGACGCCCCCCTCATGGGCCTCGGCCTGACCCGGCAGGGCAGCCTCGACGTACCGCCGCCGCGGCACAAGAACCTCGCCGGCTGGTACGAGGCGGGCACCACGCCGGGCGAACGCGGCACCGCGGTGCTGGCCGGGCACGTCGACAACGCGGAGGGCCCGGCGGTCTTCTACCGCCTGGGCGGCCTCGCGAAGGGCCGGGTCATCGAGGTGGAGCGGCGGGACGGCGGGGTGGCGTTGTTCACGGTGTACGCCGTGGAGGTGTACGACGCGAAGGGCTTCCCCGACGAGAAGGTGTACGGGGCGGCGGCGCGCCCGGAGCTGCGGGTGATCACGTGCGGCGGGGCGTACTCGAAGAAGACGGGCTACCAGGGGAACGTGGTGGTGTTCGCGCACTTGACGGGCGCGCGCTGA
- a CDS encoding sirohydrochlorin chelatase, translated as MTPSHPHPDPTALPDPTASPDLASQAAPTAPAATTPSALTARSDLTAPFDLTAPFDTTAQLITRITSELGTRLGHVTLTGSRRTDPDRTPAPALPAPALPAPASAPLTPPAPALVLVAHGSRDPRARLTVTALSDVVRALRPGLDVRLGHIELNEPGLDETLRGLPADGPGAVLVPLLLSRGYHVKHDIPAAAAAAAARPLLLAAPLGPHPLLVEALHTRLAEAGWPAGAAAEGHGVVLAAAGSRDPDAAVDTRRAAGLLARRLGVPVVPAYAAPTEHTPTTVPAALRALAARGVRHAAVASYFTAPGRFATQVADAAPWLAAAPLGAHPALAALLLHRYDQARSAAPTRHRQLASA; from the coding sequence ATGACGCCGTCGCATCCGCATCCGGACCCCACGGCCCTGCCGGACCCCACGGCATCGCCGGACCTCGCCTCCCAGGCGGCCCCCACCGCCCCTGCGGCCACCACCCCTTCCGCCCTCACCGCTCGTTCCGACCTCACCGCTCCCTTCGACCTCACCGCTCCTTTCGACACCACCGCCCAACTCATCACCCGCATCACCAGCGAGCTGGGCACCCGCCTCGGGCACGTCACCCTCACCGGGTCCCGCAGGACGGACCCCGACCGCACCCCCGCCCCCGCACTCCCCGCCCCCGCACTCCCCGCTCCCGCCTCCGCACCCCTCACGCCCCCCGCGCCCGCCCTCGTCCTCGTGGCCCACGGCAGCCGTGACCCCCGCGCCCGCCTCACCGTGACCGCGCTGAGCGACGTCGTCCGTGCCCTTCGCCCGGGTCTGGACGTGCGGCTCGGGCACATCGAGCTGAACGAGCCCGGTCTCGACGAGACGCTGCGCGGCCTGCCCGCCGACGGCCCCGGCGCCGTCCTCGTACCGCTCCTGCTCAGCCGCGGCTACCACGTCAAGCACGACATCCCCGCCGCAGCCGCCGCCGCGGCGGCCCGCCCTCTCCTCCTCGCCGCCCCTCTCGGCCCCCACCCCCTCCTCGTCGAGGCCCTGCACACCCGCCTCGCCGAAGCGGGCTGGCCCGCCGGGGCCGCCGCGGAGGGACACGGCGTGGTCCTCGCCGCCGCGGGCTCCCGCGACCCGGACGCCGCCGTGGACACCCGCAGGGCCGCCGGTCTCCTGGCCCGCCGCCTCGGCGTCCCGGTCGTGCCCGCGTACGCCGCGCCGACCGAGCACACCCCGACGACGGTGCCCGCGGCCCTGCGCGCGCTCGCGGCCCGCGGGGTGCGCCACGCCGCCGTGGCGTCGTACTTCACCGCGCCCGGCCGCTTCGCCACCCAGGTCGCCGACGCCGCGCCGTGGCTCGCCGCCGCCCCGCTCGGCGCGCATCCGGCCCTCGCGGCCCTGCTCCTGCACCGCTACGACCAGGCACGGTCGGCCGCACCCACGCGCCACCGGCAGCTGGCGTCCGCCTGA
- a CDS encoding NADPH-dependent FMN reductase: MNTTTAKAASQSASPSVSASDSPSGSPSGSPSASPSTDPAFAASTRTPVKVAVIVGSNREGRFGPVVAEWLLARVRAHEGFEVDLVDLADVDLPTSLSFRPSADVLAELAKVTPKLAEADAFVVLTPEYNHSFPASLKNVIDWHRDEWQAKPVALVSYGGISGGLRAVEHLRQVFAELHMVTVRDTVSFHNAGALFDDEGAHRDPSVAEAAAKGMLDQLHWWAWALRSAKEVRAYGS, encoded by the coding sequence ATGAACACCACCACGGCCAAGGCCGCTTCCCAGTCGGCTTCCCCCTCTGTTTCCGCGTCCGATTCCCCCTCTGGTTCCCCCTCCGGTTCCCCCTCTGCGTCCCCCTCCACCGACCCCGCTTTCGCGGCCTCGACCCGTACGCCGGTGAAGGTCGCCGTGATCGTCGGCAGCAACCGCGAGGGCCGCTTCGGCCCCGTCGTCGCCGAGTGGCTGCTCGCCCGGGTGCGTGCCCACGAGGGCTTCGAGGTCGACCTCGTCGACCTGGCCGACGTCGACCTGCCCACGTCCCTCTCCTTCCGCCCGTCCGCCGATGTCCTCGCCGAACTCGCCAAGGTCACCCCGAAGTTGGCGGAGGCCGACGCGTTCGTCGTGCTCACGCCCGAGTACAACCACTCCTTCCCCGCGTCCCTGAAGAACGTCATCGACTGGCACCGCGACGAGTGGCAGGCCAAGCCCGTCGCCCTGGTCTCCTACGGCGGCATCTCTGGCGGCCTGCGCGCCGTCGAGCACCTGCGCCAGGTCTTCGCCGAGCTGCACATGGTCACCGTCCGCGACACCGTCTCCTTCCACAACGCCGGCGCGCTCTTCGACGACGAGGGCGCCCACCGGGACCCGTCGGTCGCGGAGGCCGCCGCGAAGGGGATGCTGGACCAGCTGCACTGGTGGGCGTGGGCGCTGCGGTCGGCCAAGGAGGTGCGGGCGTACGGGAGTTGA
- the soxR gene encoding redox-sensitive transcriptional activator SoxR produces MTTHLAPDAKEATVGELAERSGVAPSALRFYEREGLISSRRTSGNQRRYSRDTLRRVAFIRTSQRLGIPLATIRDVLQLLPEDRTPTREDWARISECWRSDLDERIRTLQRLRDNLSDCIGCGCLSLDRCALSNPWDELAARGPGPRRLLED; encoded by the coding sequence ATGACGACGCACCTCGCACCGGACGCCAAGGAAGCCACCGTCGGCGAACTCGCCGAGCGCAGCGGAGTCGCGCCCTCCGCCCTGCGTTTCTACGAGCGCGAAGGACTCATCTCCAGCCGTCGCACCAGCGGCAACCAGCGCCGCTACAGCCGGGACACCCTGCGCCGCGTCGCCTTCATCCGCACCTCGCAGCGGCTCGGCATCCCGCTGGCCACCATCCGCGACGTGCTGCAGCTGCTCCCGGAGGACCGCACGCCCACCCGCGAGGACTGGGCCCGGATCTCCGAGTGCTGGCGCTCGGACCTGGACGAGCGCATCCGCACCCTGCAGCGCCTCCGCGACAACCTGAGCGACTGCATCGGCTGCGGCTGCCTCTCCCTGGACCGCTGCGCCCTGTCGAACCCGTGGGACGAACTGGCCGCGCGCGGCCCGGGCCCGCGCCGCCTCCTGGAGGACTGA
- a CDS encoding aminotransferase class IV, whose protein sequence is MAAQGPVTTTDVTRLEIDGAPATVDALRARALDTFGHFTAMQVRGGRVRGLGPHLERLDGATRELFDQELDGERVRELIRHALAGDGGTDGATGVIADASVRVYVHAPAGAPSLMVTVRPPTELPAAMAQRAQALKSVPYVRPVAHIKHLGGFGQAYHGRQARRAGFDEALLTGPDGLISEGAITNVAFFDGHELVWPNAPHLTGITMRLLRERLADAGVPTRLGPVRLRDLPSYRAALVTNSWGISPVRRVDDLDLPVDEKLMAAVAEVYEAVPQDVI, encoded by the coding sequence ATGGCCGCACAAGGACCCGTCACCACCACCGACGTCACCCGCCTGGAGATCGACGGCGCCCCCGCCACCGTCGACGCACTGCGGGCCCGCGCCCTCGACACCTTCGGGCACTTCACCGCCATGCAGGTCAGGGGCGGCAGGGTGCGCGGCCTGGGGCCGCACCTGGAGCGCCTGGACGGCGCGACGCGGGAGCTCTTCGACCAGGAGCTCGACGGGGAGCGGGTCCGCGAGCTGATCCGGCACGCGCTCGCCGGGGACGGCGGCACCGACGGCGCGACCGGCGTCATCGCCGACGCCTCCGTCCGCGTGTACGTGCACGCCCCCGCGGGCGCCCCCTCCCTGATGGTCACCGTGCGGCCCCCCACCGAGCTGCCCGCCGCGATGGCCCAGCGGGCGCAGGCCCTGAAGTCCGTGCCGTACGTACGGCCGGTCGCGCACATCAAGCACCTCGGCGGCTTCGGGCAGGCCTACCACGGCCGGCAGGCGCGCCGCGCGGGCTTCGACGAGGCGCTGCTCACCGGCCCCGACGGCCTGATCAGCGAGGGCGCCATCACCAACGTGGCCTTCTTCGACGGGCACGAGCTCGTGTGGCCGAACGCCCCGCACCTGACCGGGATCACCATGCGGCTGCTCCGGGAGCGGCTCGCGGACGCGGGCGTGCCTACGCGCCTGGGTCCGGTACGGCTGCGGGACCTGCCCTCGTACCGGGCGGCCCTCGTCACGAACTCCTGGGGCATCAGCCCGGTGCGCCGCGTCGACGACCTGGACCTGCCCGTGGACGAGAAGCTGATGGCGGCCGTCGCCGAGGTGTACGAGGCCGTGCCCCAGGACGTGATCTGA
- a CDS encoding sensor histidine kinase: MRLRFPGVHRVRAAARRALAALTALGLRWHTLGLRWKIAALLAGGCAVVAVAIGLLIHNARLDQVCEGARSAATAQLVRVRQVYELTGQVPRDDTDAAIDARGLPEPLRAAALDGQRATYLDLDADEPSVWAARPVGDHVLSVRLPLREQADEMAEFDQQLIVSGAVVVGLAALGGAGLASRLSRDLRTAAATARRISQGDLDARIGHPLPPGFRHGRNEVADLATAVDTMAATLQRRLEAEQRFTADVAHELRTPLTGLHTAAELLPPSRPTELVRDRVGALRGLTEDLLEVARLDADVERPDLEVHPLGTLVAGMVQRAGRAEQFNGCGVRVRRADERLVRTDARRLERILTNLVANAYRHGRGPVELSVDGAAVTVRDHGPGFPPHLLREGPQRFQTGARERGQGTGLGLTIALGQAAVIGARVELSNADGGGAVAVVRLPEA, from the coding sequence ATGAGGCTCCGCTTTCCGGGCGTCCACCGGGTGCGCGCCGCAGCCCGCCGCGCCCTCGCCGCCCTGACCGCTCTCGGCCTGCGCTGGCACACCCTCGGCCTGCGCTGGAAGATCGCCGCGCTGCTCGCCGGAGGGTGCGCGGTCGTCGCCGTCGCCATCGGGCTGCTCATCCACAACGCGCGCCTCGACCAGGTCTGCGAGGGCGCGCGCTCCGCGGCCACGGCGCAGCTCGTGCGCGTACGTCAGGTGTACGAGCTGACCGGGCAGGTCCCGCGGGACGACACGGACGCGGCGATCGACGCGCGCGGACTTCCGGAGCCGCTGCGGGCCGCCGCGCTCGACGGGCAGCGCGCCACGTACCTGGACCTGGACGCGGACGAGCCGTCGGTGTGGGCGGCGCGGCCGGTCGGCGACCACGTCCTGTCCGTGCGGCTCCCGCTGCGCGAACAGGCCGACGAGATGGCCGAGTTCGACCAGCAGCTGATCGTGTCGGGCGCCGTCGTCGTGGGGCTCGCCGCGCTCGGCGGCGCCGGGCTCGCCAGCAGACTCAGCCGCGATCTGCGCACCGCGGCCGCGACCGCGCGCCGCATCAGCCAGGGCGATCTCGACGCCCGCATCGGGCACCCCCTGCCGCCGGGCTTCCGGCACGGCAGGAACGAGGTCGCCGACCTCGCCACCGCCGTCGACACGATGGCCGCGACGCTGCAACGGCGCCTGGAGGCCGAGCAGCGGTTCACCGCGGACGTCGCCCACGAACTGCGTACCCCGCTGACCGGGCTGCACACCGCGGCCGAACTCCTGCCGCCGAGCCGCCCCACCGAGCTGGTGCGCGACCGCGTCGGCGCGCTGCGGGGCCTCACCGAGGACCTGCTTGAGGTCGCCCGGCTCGACGCCGACGTGGAGCGGCCCGACCTGGAGGTGCATCCGCTCGGCACGCTGGTCGCGGGCATGGTCCAACGAGCGGGCCGCGCCGAGCAGTTCAACGGGTGCGGGGTGCGGGTCAGGCGCGCCGACGAGCGGCTCGTACGGACCGACGCGCGCCGCCTGGAGCGCATCCTGACCAACCTTGTCGCCAACGCCTACCGACACGGGCGCGGCCCCGTCGAGCTGTCCGTCGACGGAGCCGCGGTGACGGTGCGCGACCACGGCCCCGGCTTCCCGCCGCACCTGCTGCGCGAGGGCCCGCAGCGGTTCCAGACGGGCGCCCGCGAGCGCGGCCAGGGCACCGGGCTCGGCCTGACCATCGCCCTGGGCCAGGCGGCGGTCATCGGCGCGCGGGTGGAGCTGAGCAACGCGGACGGCGGGGGCGCGGTGGCGGTGGTGCGGCTGCCGGAGGCCTGA
- a CDS encoding molybdopterin oxidoreductase family protein, producing MGLVRGAAGVEVVERPAFPVNGGALCGKGRTAPALLSSRVRLTEPLVRSPVSGELEPAGWDEALDRVADGLARVRREYGADACGVFGGGGLTNEKAYALGKFARVVLGTSQIDYNGRFCMSSAAAAGIRAFGLDRGLPFPLADVARTGCVILVGSNLAETMPPALRYLTGLKDNGGTLIVVDPRRTRTAEHADLHLAPRPGTDLALALGLLHLVVAEGRVDEAYIRERTTGWEEARAAAMAHWPEYVERVTGVPVPQLREVVRRFCDAENAMVLTARGPEQQAKGTDTVGAWINLCLATGRPGRPLSGYGCLTGQGNGQGGREHGQKADQLPGYRKLTDPAARAHVAGVWGVDPDSLPGPGRSAYELLDALGRDVKSLLLMGSNPVVSAPRAAHVEERIRSLDFLVVADVVLSETARLADVVLPVTQWAEETGTVTNLEGRVLLRRRAVDPPAGVRSDLDVLHGLASRLGHGERFPVVAEEVFEELRRASAGGVADYSGITYGRLREGGGEGVFWPCPEEPEGLEGPEGPEGPEGPEEGGREGEGVRGGTPRLFLERFATEDGRARFVAVAHRDCAEETDAEYPVVLTTGRVLSQYQSGAQTRRVEELNAAAPGAFVEVHPRLAAWLRVAEGDEVAVVSRRGRVVVPVRVTAGIRADTVFMPFHWPGEGRANTLTHPALDPVSRMPEFKVCAVRVERV from the coding sequence ATGGGTCTCGTACGGGGAGCGGCGGGCGTGGAAGTCGTCGAGCGGCCCGCGTTTCCCGTCAACGGGGGCGCGCTGTGCGGGAAGGGGCGCACGGCGCCCGCTCTGCTGTCGTCGCGGGTGCGGTTGACCGAGCCGCTGGTGCGGTCCCCCGTCAGCGGGGAGCTCGAACCCGCGGGGTGGGACGAGGCGCTGGACCGGGTCGCCGACGGGCTCGCCCGGGTTCGGCGGGAGTACGGGGCGGATGCCTGCGGGGTGTTCGGCGGGGGCGGGCTCACCAACGAGAAGGCGTACGCGTTGGGGAAGTTCGCGCGGGTCGTCCTCGGGACCTCGCAGATCGACTACAACGGGCGGTTCTGCATGTCCTCCGCCGCTGCCGCCGGGATCCGGGCCTTCGGGCTCGACCGGGGGCTGCCCTTTCCGCTCGCCGATGTCGCCCGCACCGGATGCGTGATCCTCGTCGGCTCCAATCTGGCCGAGACCATGCCGCCCGCGCTGCGGTACCTGACCGGACTCAAGGACAACGGCGGTACGTTGATCGTCGTCGATCCGCGGCGTACGCGTACCGCCGAGCACGCCGACCTCCATCTCGCCCCGCGCCCCGGCACCGACCTCGCCCTCGCTCTTGGCCTTCTGCACCTCGTGGTGGCCGAGGGGCGCGTCGACGAGGCGTACATCCGGGAGCGTACGACCGGGTGGGAGGAGGCCAGGGCCGCCGCCATGGCGCACTGGCCCGAGTACGTGGAACGGGTCACGGGAGTTCCCGTACCCCAACTGAGGGAAGTCGTACGGCGGTTCTGTGACGCCGAGAACGCCATGGTGCTCACCGCCCGCGGGCCCGAGCAGCAGGCCAAGGGCACCGACACCGTGGGCGCCTGGATCAATCTGTGCCTCGCCACGGGGAGGCCCGGGCGGCCGCTGTCCGGGTACGGGTGCCTGACCGGGCAGGGGAACGGGCAGGGCGGGCGCGAACACGGGCAGAAGGCCGATCAGTTGCCGGGGTACCGGAAGCTCACCGATCCCGCGGCGCGGGCGCATGTCGCCGGGGTGTGGGGAGTCGACCCCGATTCCCTGCCGGGGCCCGGACGGTCCGCCTACGAGCTCCTCGACGCGCTCGGGAGGGACGTGAAGTCGCTGCTCCTGATGGGGTCCAACCCTGTGGTCTCGGCTCCGCGGGCCGCCCATGTGGAGGAGCGGATACGGTCGTTGGACTTCCTGGTCGTCGCCGACGTGGTGCTCTCCGAGACCGCTCGGCTCGCGGACGTCGTCCTGCCGGTCACCCAGTGGGCCGAGGAGACGGGGACCGTCACCAACCTCGAAGGGCGGGTGCTGCTGCGCCGGCGCGCCGTCGACCCACCCGCCGGTGTGCGCAGCGACCTCGACGTGCTGCACGGGCTCGCCTCGCGGCTCGGGCACGGGGAGAGGTTCCCGGTCGTCGCGGAGGAGGTGTTCGAGGAGTTGCGGCGGGCCAGTGCGGGCGGGGTCGCGGACTATTCCGGGATCACTTACGGACGGTTGCGGGAGGGGGGTGGCGAGGGGGTCTTCTGGCCCTGCCCCGAGGAACCTGAGGGACTTGAGGGGCCTGAGGGGCCTGAGGGGCCTGAGGGGCCTGAGGAAGGGGGCAGGGAGGGTGAGGGTGTTCGTGGGGGTACGCCTCGGTTGTTCCTTGAGCGGTTCGCCACCGAGGACGGGCGGGCCCGGTTCGTGGCCGTCGCCCATCGGGACTGTGCCGAGGAGACCGACGCGGAGTATCCCGTCGTGCTGACCACCGGACGAGTGCTCTCGCAGTACCAGTCCGGGGCGCAGACGCGGCGCGTGGAGGAGTTGAACGCCGCCGCGCCCGGGGCGTTCGTCGAGGTGCACCCTCGGCTCGCCGCGTGGTTGCGGGTCGCCGAGGGGGACGAGGTCGCCGTGGTGTCGCGGCGGGGGCGGGTGGTGGTGCCGGTGCGGGTCACCGCGGGGATCCGGGCCGACACCGTGTTCATGCCGTTCCACTGGCCGGGGGAAGGGCGGGCCAATACGCTCACGCATCCCGCGTTGGATCCTGTTTCGAGGATGCCGGAGTTCAAGGTGTGTGCGGTGCGGGTGGAGCGGGTCTGA